CCGTCAATGGTTCAGGATCCTCCCCATGCTCTGTCAAGGTTCAGGATCCTCCCCATGCTCCGTCAAGGGCTCAAGATCCCCCCTATGCTCCGTCAAGGGCTGAGGATCCTCCCCATGCTCCGTCAAGGGTTCAGGATCCTCCCCATGCTCCGTCAAGGGTTCAGGATCCTCCCCATGCTCTGTCAAGGTTCAGGATCCTCCCCATGCTCCGTCAAGGGCTCAAGATCCCCCCTATGCTCCGTCAAGGGCTGAGGATCCTCCCCATGCTCCGTCAAGGGTTCAGGATCCTCCCCATGCTCCGTCAAGGGTTTAAGATCCTCCCCATGCTCTGTCAAGGGTTCAGGATCCTCCCCATGCTCCGTCAAGGGTTTAGGATCCTCCCCATGCTCTGTCAAGGGTTCAGGATCCTCCCCATGATCCGTCAAGGGTTTAGGATCCTCCTCATGTTCCGTCAAGGGCTCAGGATCCTCCCCATGCTCCGTCAAGGGTTCAGGATCTCCCCCATGCTCCGTCAAGGGTTCAGGATCCTCCCCATGCTCCGTCAAGGGTTCAGGATCTCCCCCATGCTCCGTCAAGGGTTCAGGATCCTCCCCATGCTCCGTCAAGGGTTCAGGATCTCCCCCATGCTCCGTCAAGGGTTCAGGATCCTCCCCATGTTCCGTCAAGGGCTCAGGATCCTCCCCATGTTCCATCAAGGGTTCAGGATCCTCCCCATGCTCCGTCAAGGGCTCAGAATCCTCCCCATGCTCCGTCAAGGGCTCAGGATCCTCCCCATGCTCCGTCAAGGGCTCAGAATCCTCCCCATGCTCCGTCAAGGGCTCAGGATCCTCCCCATGCTCCGTCAAGGGCTCAGAATCCTCCCTATGCTCCGTCAAGGGCTCAGAATCCTCCCCATGCTCCGTCAAGGGCTCAGGATCCTCCCCATGCTCCGTCAAGGGCTCAGGATCCTCCCCATGCTCCGTCAAGGGCTCAGGATCCTCCCCATGCTCCGTCAAAGGCTCAGGATCCTCTCCATGTTCCGTCAAGGGTTCAGGATCCTCCCCATGCTCCGTCATGGGGCTCAGTGGATCCACCAGAGGGACTTCAGCAGCTGAAGGAAGCACTTGTAAAGTTCTGATGTCTCCAGGACATCGGCCTTCCCCCGCCTGGACCCGGGCACAAAGTTAGAtaccttacccaatattataactCTGTGACGTTATTATGTTCCGTTAACAGTTAATAATAACGTCATAAACTGTTAATTCCGTTAACAGTTTACTTTTTAATGTTATGTGAAAAGTAGCTTGACCAAAGCAACTTAAATATATTCAAACACACGAACAATTACTTTGCAAACAATAAAAGTTAATTCTTCAGCTTAAAAAGCTTAAAAAAACTTAATTCTTCTGCGTAAAAAGCACATAAGCTCAACTTTAACCAATATAGTCTAAATACCCTCAAAAATATAACGATATAATGAAgcgataacaattaaactcttatCAAATCCTCGAAATCAAAACCGAAAAACAAAAAATCACCGAGAAAACTTCAATTAAAAAAATGTCTTATGAAAGCCATTAAGCCTCAAACTCCATTCAGAAATGTTGGTTGAATATAATCAGTCGTATTAAAACATTATAACAACCCTAAAGTTGGTTAGGTCAACATGGAGAAGCTGGGAATGAAATCTTCTCACAATCAAGGTCTTTTTCACCGCAGGTGATGGGTTTATTTTCAAGAATGTCGACCATAAGTTGTTCAGGTAATGGAATTAGGCGAGCGTGAAGCACCCTGATTGGTGGAGGAGAGATCAGGAACTGCCTTGTTTGGCTGTAGGGTTTGGTTTATGggctgggaggtggtggtgggctgggagGTGGGTTGATGGTGGCTAGGAGGTGGGTTGATGGTGGCTAGGAGGTGGGTTGATAGTGGGCTGGGAGGTGGGTTGATGGTGGCTAGGAGGTGGGTTGATGGTGGCTAGGAGGTGGGTTGATAGTGGggtaggaggtggtggtgggctgggagGTGGGCTGATAGTGGGCTAGGAGGTGGGTTGATAGTGGggtaggaggtggtggtgggctgggagGTGGGTTCATGGTGGCTAGGAGGTGGGTTGATAGTGGggtaggaggtggtggtgggctagGAGGTGGGTTGATGGTGTTCTGGAAGGTACTGGAAAAGCCTGGAAAATTACAAAGCAACTAAGAATGGAGAACAATAGAGAGACAATTAGCAGATCCAGAAAGGAGTTCACCCAAGTCAAgagggaagttgaaaagtaaTTTGTAAAAACAACGGTGCTGGGAAAGCCAAGGAGCAACCAAAGCTGTTCTATAGTCACCTTAGGAGGAACACAACAAGAAACTTCTCACAGGGAAACTACAAGGAGATGTAtggggaactcaacaagagattttaGAAGATCTTTACAAAAAATCAGCATGACATGGGACTTGTGAAATGGGACTTGGGAAATGGGACTTGTGAAATGGGACTTGGGAAATGGGACTTGGGAAATGGGACTTGTGAAATGGGACTTGGGAAATGGGACTTGGGAAATGGGACTTGTGAAATGGGACTTGGGAAATGGGACTTGTGAAATGGGGCTTGGGAAATGGGACTTGGGAAATGGGACTTGTGAAATGGGACTTGGGAAATGGGACTTGTGAAATGGGACTTGGGAAATGGGACTTGGGAAATTGGACTTGTGAAATGGGACTTGGGAAATGGGACTTGGGAAATGGGACTTGTGAAATGGGACTTGGGAAATGGGATTTGTGAAATGGGACTTGGGAAATGGGACTTGTGAAATGGGACTTGGGAAATGGGACTTGGGAAATGGGACGTTGACAAATATTAGAGCGTCGTTTAGGAACCTAATCCAGGCATCTTTCAATCCAATCTACCCAGTCTTTTGTtacaccaatactggaatatgcagcaccggtctGGAATCCGCACTTGTGAAGCACaaaaccaaactggaaaaagtacaAATGTACGCAGCAAGCTTGGTGCCGGAGCTAAGAGGACTGAACTCTGAAGACAGGTTAAGGGAACGCGGCCTCACAAGCAAGGAGGAGAGAAGACAAAGGGgacatgatcgcaacatacaGGGATCACACAGGTGAACAAGACCAGCCTCTTGAAAGAAAGTAGGACTAGAGGACATAAGTGGATAATGTAAAATGCAAATAAGACCGTATTCGGCCAGTAGAAAAACTCTCGCAACCGTCTCTATGCAGGTACGTTCCAGGTAAGGAGCTAGACTTCCCTTCCCATAGACACTGTTAAGTAAATACTAATAGGTAAACACATTCc
This genomic stretch from Procambarus clarkii isolate CNS0578487 chromosome 22, FALCON_Pclarkii_2.0, whole genome shotgun sequence harbors:
- the LOC123749926 gene encoding glutamine-rich protein 2-like, yielding MTEHGEDPEPLTEHGEDPEPLTEHGEDPEPLTEHGEDPEPLTEHGEDPEPLTEHGEDSEPLTEHREDSEPLTEHGEDPEPLTEHGEDSEPLTEHGEDPEPLTEHGEDSEPLTEHGEDPEPLMEHGEDPEPLTEHGEDPEPLTEHGGDPEPLTEHGEDPEPLTEHGGDPEPLTEHGEDPEPLTEHGGDPEPLTEHGEDPEPLTEHEEDPKPLTDHGEDPEPLTEHGEDPKPLTEHGEDPEPLTEHGEDLKPLTEHGEDPEPLTEHGEDPQPLTEHRGDLEPLTEHGEDPEP